The Hymenobacter swuensis DY53 genome includes the window TGTAAGGCTTTTTCGTACTGCGTGTTGGACGTATAATGGTCGATGATATTTTCAAAATCGGCCAAATCAAAAAACACCGGCTCGTTGTGGGCTACCATGTCCTCAAACCGGCGCACGGTTGCCAGCACTTCGTCCCGGTCGTCAAAATTCTCGTTCATTCTCATGCGGCTACAATCAGCACGAGGCCGCCAAAACGGCAGCCTCCTGGGTGAGCAGGCAGATCTTCTCCTCAGAAAACAGCCCTGCCCTTAATATACAACAACCACACCGGACGCGGAAGCAGTGAGATGGTGAAATAGTGAGTGGAGAAAATAGCGAGTTTGCTGTTCTGTCGACGTACCAGATGCAAGCAGAACAGTACACGCACTATTTCACCAACTCCTGACAACACCACCGGATAGTTTCCGGCAAAGGTCGGAACTCCCAGCCCAACTCCCGCCGAATTTTATCGGCCTGGTACTCGGTAGGCCGACGGCCGGCGCGGGCAGTGTCTTTGGTGATGAGCGGGCGGGCTCCTGTCAGCAAAGAGCGAACATGCTCCAGACGCCAGATAGTTTCGGCGGCCCAGTCGGGCACGGCCGTGGTGGGCGGGCGCTTGCCGAAACAGGTGGCCGCCTGCGCCAGAAACTCCCGCAGCGGCAGGCTGCCCGCGCTCAGCACATACCGCTCACCTGTGCGGCTGGTATCCAAGGTAAGCCGAATGAGCGTTGTCACCACATCCCGCACATCCACCACGTTAACGCGCCCCGGCGTGTAAAACCAGTGCTCATCGTACGCGTATCGAAACAGGCGCGTGCTGCTCCGGTCCCAGTTGGCTGGCCCCAGGATAACGGAGGGGTTGACCATCACGGCCTGCAGGCCTTCCGAAACGCCCCGCCATACTTCCAGCTCGCCCAGGTATTTGGAGGTAGCATAGGCATTGTGGGCAGCCCCCAGGTCCCATTTGGCCTGCTCATCTACCAGTAGCGGGCCAGTAGTTGGCAATTCCGTTTCAGCGGGAGCCGGCCCGCTACCCAAGGCGGCCACCGAGGACACGAAGCCCAGCCGAATACCCGGCCGTTCCAGGCACGCATCCACCAGGTTAGCGACGCCTTCCATATTCACCCGCAACAGTTCTTCTTCGTCCTGGGGGGCATAGGAAACCAGTCCGGCGCAATGAAATACGTGCGTTACGCCCTCCAGCGCGTCCCGCAGGCCTAGTACATCCCGAATATCTCCCTGTATCCACTCTACCGCTTCGGCCGCCGAAATTTGGGGAATCTGCTGCCGGTACAACGCCCGGACCGGCAGCCCCCGGGCCACCAGCGCAGCTACCATGAAGCTCCCCACCAAACCGCTGCCGCCGGTAACAAAAATCATACGGGTAAGGAGTTGCGGCTTTTGGCCGGCGTTACAGACTAGTATTCAGAAGAGGCAGAGCCAAGGCTTTGGATAGGTAGCTGCTCGCCAGCACTTTCGTCCGGATATTTTCCAGATGCTTAAGATTGTGGGCATCGGTACCCAGCAGATCAACCAGGCCGGCGTCAATCAGCTTTTCCGCTACCCGCTTGGCTCCGGCCGAATAATAGCCAATCAGGGAGTTCAGATTTACCTGCAGCAGCACGCCCTCTTCCCGAATTCGTACCAGATCCTCGAAGCGGCCGTAGAGGTAGGTATACCGTTCCGGATGGGCCAGCACTGGCTGGTAACCGGCCGCTTTCAGCTTGAACACGGTTTCGGTGAGGTTGAAAGGCTCGTTGATATAAGACGTTTCTATCAGTACCAACCGTTGTGTTCCGCCAAAACTCAGTAGCTCCTCATTGCGCTCCAAGCGGGCGGCAAAACTTTCATCCAGATAGTACTCGGCGGCACATTCCAGCTGCACGTCGCCGAGGCCAGCCTGGGCAGCGGCCTGACGTAACGCCGCCAGCGCATTCCGGATACCTTCGGGCGTGTTGCGGTAAAAGTCGCCCATTACATGGGGGGTCATTACCAGCTTATGGTAGCCCAGTTCCCGCAGCCCGCGCAGCAGCTCCAGCGACTGTTCCAGCGTTTCGGCCCCATCATCCAAGCCTGGCAGCAAGTGGGAGTGCATATCAACGCCCAACACCGCCAACGATGGTGTTTCCGGAGCCGCAGCCCGACCAAACAGTTTCTGAAGAAAGGACATACGTGCCGTTGCCGCTGCTTAGGAAAACCGCTTACGCAGTCGGCTCAACAAGCCTTTAGGGGCAACTCCCGGGTCTTCGTAGTAGCCTTGGCCGTAGCCGTAGCCGTAGCCATACCCATAGCCGTAGCCATATCCACCTGTAGTCTGGGCGTCGTTCAGAATGGTGGTCAGCTTGGTGAAGCCGTTGGCCCGGATCAGCTTGTTAATATTTTTCAGGAACGACTTTTTGGAATAGTTGGCCCGCACAATGTAAATCGGCACATCGGCTTTACGCATAATCAGGATGCCATCCGTCACCAGACCCACCGGTGGCGTGTCAATTATGACTACATCGTACTGCTCATGCAGGCTTTTAATCAGCTCATCAAATCGGGCGCTCAGGATAAGTTCGGAGGGATTGGGAGGCGTAGGGCCGGCCGAGATGAAGTCGAGCGTTGGAATGCTAGTGTGCTGAATGCACTCCTGCCAAGTATGCTTCTCAATCAGAATAGTGCTTACGCCCTGCACGTTCTCTGCATCAAAGGCCAAATTCACTTTGGGCTTACGCATATCCAGATCCAGAATCACCACCCGTTGATCTGACGCCGCAATAATGCCAGCCAGGTTTACGGTAACAAAGGTTTTTCCCTCACCACTGATAGTGGAAGTAATGGAAATCAACCGTTTCTTTTTGGAAGTGGAAATGAACTCCAGGTTTGTGCGGATAGAGCGGATGGACTCCGAAATGGCTGATTTGGGGTTACGGTCCACCACCAGCTTCGACACCGCCATCTTCTCCTTATCGTAGGTCGGAATCACGCCCAGCACGGAGGCACTGGTATTGCGCTCCAGTTCCCGGATGTTGGTCACGGTATTATGCATCAGGTACCGCACCGCAATCAGGCCCAGACCCAGCACAATACCAGCGGCCAGACCAATGGCATATACCATTAGCTTCACGGGCGAAATGGGCACGGACGGCACCGTAGCCGGCGAAAGAATCTGGAAATCGGCCGTTATGCCGGCCATCGAAATACCATATTCAATCTTCTTATCCATCATCAGCATATTGTACTTTTCGTACAATCCCAGGGGTCGGGCCAAGCGAGCTTGCTCGGTCTGCTTCTCTGGTAAACCGCCCAGCTTGGCTTCCAGGTCGGCTTTTTTCTCCGCCATTTTAGCCAACTGCCGCCGTACCAACTGCTGGTTTTTGCGCAATAACTCCCGGATAATAGACTTGACGTTGGCAATTTCCGAACGGCGCAGCTTTACTGCGGTGGTCGTTTCCTGGTAGGATTTCAGCAACTGGCTCAAGTCCAGTTGCAAATCACTCAACTCGATAATTCGTTGTGTCAGCTGTCCGTCCTTTATGGTGCTTAGTGCCGGAATGGTTTGAAATACGTCACCATCCTCACGGTCTGTCAGCCGCTCCTGTTCTATCAGGCGCGCCAGTTCAGCCAGCATATCCGCCTGTTCCTGTAGCTGTTCCTGCTCTAACTCCTGCGCGGTAAGTTGATTGGTAACCAAACTGGCTTCTGACTTCACATCAAATACCCGGCTACGCCTCACAAAATCCTGCATATTGGATTCTGCCTGACCCAGTTTGTTGTCGTTGATATCAATCTGCTTGTCAATGTAGTTGGTAGCGCGTGCCATCGTTTCCTGCTTACGCAACAGCTTTTCCACTAGGTACACGGAGTCAATCTTATTGACAATATCCCGTGCCTTCACCGGGTTATGGTCGGTGAAGGCGATGCTGATAGTGCTGGCATCCGGATTCACGATTTCTACCGCTAGGTTCTGATTCAGATAGCCATTTACTGTACCATCGTCATTAATGACGAATGAATAGTTGGCCTCCGGATCAGCATTGGCATGCTGTGGCGTTTTATATACTTGCAGCGTAAACCCAGCTGCTTCTATGGGCTGGCCATAGCTCAACTCGCCGGTTTCCGTGCCACCATTGGGCAACTGCAGCCGAAAACGGTCGTTTTCCAACAACTGAAACCCTATTTTCTGGTTGAACAGGGCACCTTTTCCAGCCTTATACTCTACCCGAATCGGCGAAAGATTGTACAGTTCCGATTCCAACACGGTACCCTGCACGTAATAGTTCACATCCAGTGCCAGCGAGTCCTTCAGGCGCCGGTAGATGATGTCAGACTTGATCAGTTCAATCTCACCGGACAACTTGTTTAGGGTCTGCTTCTGTTCAGCGGCCTGCCCGATGTCGCCCAACAGGACGCCGGCTTCCGACTTTTCATCAATTTTCAGAGTAGAAGCTGCCTTGTACAGCGGGGGCGTATAGCGCAGAAACAGCCACGATGCCGTCACGCCCAGTACAATCAGCAGCAGCATCCAAGGCAGGCTCTTGCGAGCTACCATGAGCAGCGTGGTCAGATCAAGACTACCGCCTTCTTCCTCTTCTTCCGGTTCAGCCCCTGCGTTACGGATGAGCTCTTCTAGTTCAGCGTCTTCTTTCGCCGCCATGTAGCGCTGGTTAATGTCTGAAATGTAATAAGGAAAGGCAACCCACGCGGCTTACCTGATCTGGGAGATGATAAACACCGTGCTAGCCAGAGCCGACAGCGTACCAATCAGGGTGAACAGCGGTGTAATTTCCTGCAGACTCTCGTAGAAAGGCCGTCGGATGGGCTCAACATAAACGATATCATTAGGTTCCACCTGCAGGTTGGCCCGACGCATACCGTCAATAGTTGTCAGGTCGATAATCTGCACCTGCGGATTCTTGAGGCTCCCCCGAATCAGGCGGATGTTATCGGCGCGACCTACGCGGCTTTGTCCACTGGTACCTGCGGCGGCACCGTCAATGCCCCCAGCCGCCGCCAGCACTTCCAACAGGTTCATGTTATCGTTGGTCATCGGAATGACCTGCCCGGCCCCGCCAGCCGTAGCTCCCATCACAATGATGCGATTGTTGGAAATGCGGGTAGTCACGAATACATCCTTATAAAACTCGGTGTATTTCACCTGCAGCAGGCTGTCGGCTTGCAGCAAAGTCAGGCCGGCTACACGCTGGTAATTGACCAGCGGCAGTTTCACCACTCCGTCGTGCTGCACCAGAAACTCAGAACTTTGTCCGCTACCACCCCGAGCCCCGGAACCCACGGCACTACTACGGCCCGTAGTACCCGTTGTCTGGCGGTTAATTCCGCTGGCCCCACCCGTTGTGCCACTAGGGCTGCCAAACTGCAGTTCCCCATTGGGGTCCAGAATTCGCTCCCCGTTGTTGGTATAGACGTGCACTTCTAAGTAGTCGTTGGGCTGAATCAGGTAGTTGCGCTCCGCCCGGTTCACTACGTCACGCAGCCGGGCCGTATCAATGCGGCCGGCCCCGTCGGTTCGGAACAGAATGTTCTGTTGTTGAATCCGGCTCGCGCTGCAGGAGCCCAGGAACAAAGCAAGTGGTGCGCATAGCAGCCACAGACTCAGAAAACGGTGAAGAAGTAATTTTTGCATGCAAACCGGCTTGTACCGGGGTCAGATTCAGAAGCAACGGCAAAATTCTTCTCTTTGGTGAGCAGTTTTTGCCTAAAAACCATCAAAGAAACCGAATTAGCCGGCCCTATCAAAATCGGCAGTCCGTAAGCCCTAATCCTGTACTGGCTTGTGCAACCGTAAAATCGTACTTTCGCGGACCCAAATCTGACCTCGGCAGGTATAGTGTATACCTGTTTGATGTTCACTTCCCACCTTCCCACCCCACCCGTTATGGAACTGGTAGCCACTGAAAACCAGACAATGATTGCCCAGATGGTGCGCGACTTCGGTGCGCAACACATCAAACCCCACATGATGGAGTGGGATGAAACCCAGGAGTTTCCCAAGGACGTATTTCATAAACTCGGCGAGTTGGGCCTGATGGGCGTGCTGGTGCCCCAAGAATACGGCGGCGCAGGTTTCGGTTACGTGGAGTATGTGACAGCCATTGCTGAACTAGCCAAAATCGACGGCAGCATTGGCCTGAGCATGGCCGCCCACAACTCACTTTGCACCGGTCATATTCTGCAGCACGCCTCCGAGGAAC containing:
- a CDS encoding polysaccharide biosynthesis tyrosine autokinase, yielding MAAKEDAELEELIRNAGAEPEEEEEGGSLDLTTLLMVARKSLPWMLLLIVLGVTASWLFLRYTPPLYKAASTLKIDEKSEAGVLLGDIGQAAEQKQTLNKLSGEIELIKSDIIYRRLKDSLALDVNYYVQGTVLESELYNLSPIRVEYKAGKGALFNQKIGFQLLENDRFRLQLPNGGTETGELSYGQPIEAAGFTLQVYKTPQHANADPEANYSFVINDDGTVNGYLNQNLAVEIVNPDASTISIAFTDHNPVKARDIVNKIDSVYLVEKLLRKQETMARATNYIDKQIDINDNKLGQAESNMQDFVRRSRVFDVKSEASLVTNQLTAQELEQEQLQEQADMLAELARLIEQERLTDREDGDVFQTIPALSTIKDGQLTQRIIELSDLQLDLSQLLKSYQETTTAVKLRRSEIANVKSIIRELLRKNQQLVRRQLAKMAEKKADLEAKLGGLPEKQTEQARLARPLGLYEKYNMLMMDKKIEYGISMAGITADFQILSPATVPSVPISPVKLMVYAIGLAAGIVLGLGLIAVRYLMHNTVTNIRELERNTSASVLGVIPTYDKEKMAVSKLVVDRNPKSAISESIRSIRTNLEFISTSKKKRLISITSTISGEGKTFVTVNLAGIIAASDQRVVILDLDMRKPKVNLAFDAENVQGVSTILIEKHTWQECIQHTSIPTLDFISAGPTPPNPSELILSARFDELIKSLHEQYDVVIIDTPPVGLVTDGILIMRKADVPIYIVRANYSKKSFLKNINKLIRANGFTKLTTILNDAQTTGGYGYGYGYGYGYGYGQGYYEDPGVAPKGLLSRLRKRFS
- a CDS encoding NAD-dependent epimerase/dehydratase family protein, producing MIFVTGGSGLVGSFMVAALVARGLPVRALYRQQIPQISAAEAVEWIQGDIRDVLGLRDALEGVTHVFHCAGLVSYAPQDEEELLRVNMEGVANLVDACLERPGIRLGFVSSVAALGSGPAPAETELPTTGPLLVDEQAKWDLGAAHNAYATSKYLGELEVWRGVSEGLQAVMVNPSVILGPANWDRSSTRLFRYAYDEHWFYTPGRVNVVDVRDVVTTLIRLTLDTSRTGERYVLSAGSLPLREFLAQAATCFGKRPPTTAVPDWAAETIWRLEHVRSLLTGARPLITKDTARAGRRPTEYQADKIRRELGWEFRPLPETIRWCCQELVK
- a CDS encoding polysaccharide biosynthesis/export family protein produces the protein MQKLLLHRFLSLWLLCAPLALFLGSCSASRIQQQNILFRTDGAGRIDTARLRDVVNRAERNYLIQPNDYLEVHVYTNNGERILDPNGELQFGSPSGTTGGASGINRQTTGTTGRSSAVGSGARGGSGQSSEFLVQHDGVVKLPLVNYQRVAGLTLLQADSLLQVKYTEFYKDVFVTTRISNNRIIVMGATAGGAGQVIPMTNDNMNLLEVLAAAGGIDGAAAGTSGQSRVGRADNIRLIRGSLKNPQVQIIDLTTIDGMRRANLQVEPNDIVYVEPIRRPFYESLQEITPLFTLIGTLSALASTVFIISQIR
- a CDS encoding tyrosine-protein phosphatase, whose product is MSFLQKLFGRAAAPETPSLAVLGVDMHSHLLPGLDDGAETLEQSLELLRGLRELGYHKLVMTPHVMGDFYRNTPEGIRNALAALRQAAAQAGLGDVQLECAAEYYLDESFAARLERNEELLSFGGTQRLVLIETSYINEPFNLTETVFKLKAAGYQPVLAHPERYTYLYGRFEDLVRIREEGVLLQVNLNSLIGYYSAGAKRVAEKLIDAGLVDLLGTDAHNLKHLENIRTKVLASSYLSKALALPLLNTSL